One Ostrea edulis chromosome 2, xbOstEdul1.1, whole genome shotgun sequence genomic region harbors:
- the LOC125681164 gene encoding uncharacterized protein LOC125681164, which produces MVLLSQNESLHHEKLWDAIVVYNQNDKDKAKEFISYLKTDVLREETSFQIALFDDPQISSLEEAFLTSSATFVFLTKDFCECDWPVFSSNRVVMESLYTKSPCTIVPVILPNDLNGNLKIPMGLKCMKQLRLNFEDEFVKESVYRFLTVKIRQRLSKITEH; this is translated from the exons ATG GTACTCCTGTCCCAAAACGAATCGCTTCATCATGAAAAACTTTGGGATGCTATAGTCGTCTACAATCAAAATGACAAAGACAAGGCCAAAGAATTTATATCATACTTAAAGACAGACGTCCTCAGGGAGGAAACAAGTTTCCAGATTGCTTTGTTTGATGACCCTCAGATTTCTAGCCTGGAGGAGGCATTCCTGACCAGTTCTGCTACATTTGTATTTCTGACTAAAGATTTCTGCGAATGTGACTGGCCGGTGTTTTCAAGCAATCGAGTGGTGATGGAGTCACTTTATACAAAATCACCTTGCACTATTGTGCCTGTAATTTTACCGAATGATTTGAATGGGAATCTAAAAATTCCAATGGGTTTAAAATGCATGAAACAACTTCGACTGAATTTTGAAGATGAATTTGTCAAAGAAAGTGTTTATAGATTTTTGACGGTCAAAATTCGACAGCGTCTATCAAAAATAACAGAACATTGA